The sequence below is a genomic window from Sphingobium sp. EP60837.
GCATGCCGATGATGACCAAGGGCAGGGAAATGCCGAGAATGTAACGGACTATGTGTGGCGTTGATCCTGACCGGGCGTCTTCGGTAGCAATATGCTGTTCCTCTTCCGCCATGTTTTACCTCCCGATCGTTACGCCTGAATAACGCGGGGAGATAGGCGGGGTTCCGCTGCCGCCCAGTCTTTTGTGCAAGTCGAGCGGCCTCGCTCAAACTGGCGCGGTCGCCTCGTCGAAGAACAGCGCCTGTGAAATGGCAGCTTTCACCGTCGATCGCTGGAACGGCTTCGTGATCAGGAAGGTCGGCTCGGGACGCTCGCCAGTCAACAGCCGCTCTGGGAAAGCGGTGATGAAGATCACCGGCACCGAAAATTCAGCCAATATGTCCTTCACCGCATCGATGCCGCTGGAATCATCGGCAAGCTGTATGTCGGCAAGGACCAGGCCCGGACGTTCGGCCATGGCTTCGCGTACGGCGTCTTCACGGGTCACCGCAATGGCGGTAACTTCATGGCCGAGGTCGCGCACGATCGTCTCGATATCCATCGCGATGATCGGCTCATCCTCGATGATCAGCACCTTGGCCCGCGTCTGCGCCTCAATCTCGCTGAGAGCCTCTTCAACCAGCGCCTCAACGTCAGCTGCATCCAGGCCAATCAGATAGCCTACGTCATCGACCGTGAAGCCTTCCAGAGCAGTCAGCAGCAGTGCCTGGCGAGGAAGCGGCGTCAGACGGGCAAGCCGGGCCTGTGCCACAGCTTCCTGACCGTCGCCGCCCGACAAAACCGGGCTATCCTCCAAATGAGAAGAGGACCAGATCGCGTGAAACGTTTTGTACAGGCCAAGGCGGGGATCGACATCAGCCGGGAATTCTTCGGGCGCAGCCACGATCGCTTCCAACGTCGCGCGCACATAAGCGTCGCCATGGGCCTGACTGCCTGTCAGGGCGCGGGCATAGCGGCGCAGGAAAGGAAGATGGGGGTGCAGTTGCTGTCCAAGCGACATCGGTAAATCTTCTCCCAGCCCATAGGGCGAATTGCTACGAAACACTCGCTGAGCAGGAGGATGGATCGGCAATGCCGATGTGGCAAGCCCCCGCCCCTTTCAGCCGCCGTCCGGAAAGCGGCAAAAAATGCTTCGAGGTGCGGAACCATCGACAGACAGATTTGTTTCACAGCCGTTCGTTTTTTACTGATAACCGATTTGCTGTTGCTATTCGCGACCGTCGATTGACGCCGCGAAGGAAAGCCGCAAAAGAAAAAGCCGGTGTTATGCTAGCGTTGCAGAGGGGCGTATTTTGGTTGCTTCAACGACGGAACGGGATGTGAAGGGAGGGGACAGGAAAGATGTCGGCGCCACCACCCCGGAGTCGGGTGTGACTGGCAATGCCTCGCCCAAGCGGCGCCCCTCGCCCGGTAAGGATGAGGGTCAGGTCGCCAACGCCTTGCGCTCTGTTTATCAGCGCGCTGTCGATGAGGATATTCCTTCCGAAATGCTCGACCTTCTGAGGAAGCTGGATTAAGCGTCCATCCATGGTCAACTTGTTTGACCAATTGGGGCGGAGGGCAGGTTGGTGCTTTTCGAAGATAATAAAATAAAGGGCAGGTCCATCGTCGCTGCGACTCAACTGCATTCCCCTTCCCTCTTGGTCTCACGATCTTGATTATCGCATGACCGGGGCGCCCCTGTCCCACCCAGTTGATTGCTCATGCGCAGCCTGAACAGCCTCATTCACTCAACAGGCATCAAGATGTTCCTCATCTTGACGCTCGCCTTGCTGCCGCTCGGCCTGATCGCCCTCATCGCCTCCCTTCAGGCAATCCGGACCGCCGATCTTGAAAAGGAAGCGTTGCTCCGCGTTTCGGTAACGCAGAGCGCGCGCAAGCTGACTACAGATCTGGCATCGGACCGCACGGCATTGATGCTCACTGCCAACGCGCTATCCACGGGCAGCGAAGGTCCCGAGATGTGCGAGCGGCTGGCAATCTTCCTGACGTCGCACGACCGGGAGGGCGGCCGATATTATATCTATGATCGCAGCGGCCGGCGCCTGTGCGGATCGTCCCAGGCGGAGCCCGTCGGCTTGCCCCAGGCTGCACGCTTCCACGCAGCGCCTGCGCAATTGCTGCCGGCGTCGGGTTATCTGCTCAGCCGCGCCGTCAGCAACAATGGCCGCATCGCTGCGCTAGCCTATTATTCCCGCTCCTATCTGGAAGCGATCACCAGCCCGACCACGGCGCTGCAAAACCGGCAGTTGAGCTTGCGTCAAGGCGAGCAACTGCTTGTCGTCAGCAGTCCGCTTGGCAGTCTTCAGGGCCATAGCACCAGCTTATCGGCACGGCTCGATCCTCCTGACATTTTGCTCACCATGACGCTGCGTGATCCTCCGGTCACGCTCGCTCGAATGCTCTCCCTCTTCCTGCCCCTGGTCATGTGGTTTGCCGCTGCAGCCATCGGTTGGTTCGTGGTCAACCGATTGCTCATACGGCCGCTCGTGGTGCTGCGCCGGACCGTTGCCGCTTATCATCCCGGCGAGGTGCTGGAGCCGACGCGCCGCATCCGCACGCCCGCGCAAGAAATCGTCGCTCTGGGCGACACCTTCCGCGCGATCAGCGAGGATGTCGCCACGCATGAAGCGGAAATGGCCGAAGGGCTCGAAACCCAGCGCAAGTTGACGCGCGAAGTGCATCATCGCGTCAAAAACAACCTTCAGATCATCGCCAGCCTCATCAGTCTGCACGCCCGCGC
It includes:
- a CDS encoding response regulator, translated to MSLGQQLHPHLPFLRRYARALTGSQAHGDAYVRATLEAIVAAPEEFPADVDPRLGLYKTFHAIWSSSHLEDSPVLSGGDGQEAVAQARLARLTPLPRQALLLTALEGFTVDDVGYLIGLDAADVEALVEEALSEIEAQTRAKVLIIEDEPIIAMDIETIVRDLGHEVTAIAVTREDAVREAMAERPGLVLADIQLADDSSGIDAVKDILAEFSVPVIFITAFPERLLTGERPEPTFLITKPFQRSTVKAAISQALFFDEATAPV
- a CDS encoding NepR family anti-sigma factor, with the translated sequence MVASTTERDVKGGDRKDVGATTPESGVTGNASPKRRPSPGKDEGQVANALRSVYQRAVDEDIPSEMLDLLRKLD
- a CDS encoding sensor histidine kinase — its product is MFLILTLALLPLGLIALIASLQAIRTADLEKEALLRVSVTQSARKLTTDLASDRTALMLTANALSTGSEGPEMCERLAIFLTSHDREGGRYYIYDRSGRRLCGSSQAEPVGLPQAARFHAAPAQLLPASGYLLSRAVSNNGRIAALAYYSRSYLEAITSPTTALQNRQLSLRQGEQLLVVSSPLGSLQGHSTSLSARLDPPDILLTMTLRDPPVTLARMLSLFLPLVMWFAAAAIGWFVVNRLLIRPLVVLRRTVAAYHPGEVLEPTRRIRTPAQEIVALGDTFRAISEDVATHEAEMAEGLETQRKLTREVHHRVKNNLQIIASLISLHARAAHEPEAVEAYASIQRRVDALSVVHRNHYAELEEHRGVGVRSLISELSASLRGTAPAEARRFGIQIDSDNLHISQDVAVPIAFLLTELVELAMLSDPRTAMRISVQLEPGRDDRAVLHISSPALRESDEMSARIKERYGRVLTGLSRQLRAPLEHDAAVGDYAIVITVIP